In the genome of Halobacterium noricense, one region contains:
- a CDS encoding Rieske (2Fe-2S) protein — translation MSADDRVEVGPASEFEDGDAAIVQVGRVDVGVIKADGEFYALRNECPHDGGPVCEGKVEPRLVGEWGGPGERVDQHYDDDQCIVSCPWHGWSFDVETGEHIGDDRYILPMYDVVVEDGLVYVNDE, via the coding sequence ATGAGCGCCGACGACCGCGTCGAAGTCGGCCCCGCGTCGGAGTTCGAGGACGGCGACGCCGCCATCGTGCAGGTCGGTCGCGTGGACGTCGGCGTCATCAAAGCGGACGGCGAGTTCTACGCGCTGCGCAACGAGTGCCCCCACGACGGCGGTCCGGTCTGTGAGGGGAAAGTCGAGCCGCGACTCGTCGGCGAGTGGGGCGGCCCCGGCGAGCGCGTCGACCAGCACTACGACGACGACCAGTGCATCGTCTCGTGTCCGTGGCACGGCTGGTCGTTCGACGTCGAGACGGGCGAGCACATCGGCGACGACCGCTACATCCTCCCGATGTACGACGTCGTCGTCGAGGATGGACTCGTCTACGTGAACGACGAGTAA
- a CDS encoding ABC transporter substrate-binding protein, with protein sequence MTQRSTNRRTFLKSGTAAAAVGLTGITGCLGGGGGGTSSLTLAFTVPVENLGSLFDIPDIRDQVSNAGDAYELSVTRNESTPDSLNSMAAGEVDLALLTTVSYGSAVREEAVPGNISMISTDFWDAHSEWYGFTIFSGPDTGVTEPADLEGANVALNSQGTGVHAVVRKAITSAGLDPENDVNIVEIPFPSITSAINDGRVDAGIYPALFAGGARAEGFNEVVASQDLWDEAYPFAYTVASNDSLDNKSEAIELFGEDLAELVEYSYDNRSEVVSLAAEHFELPEPVVDGFFLNNNDYYRQDINVNMDRLQSTMDELVEMGFLEDTFDVTEYATNDYVPSIN encoded by the coding sequence ATGACACAGAGGAGCACTAACAGGCGCACGTTTCTGAAGAGTGGCACGGCTGCCGCGGCGGTCGGTCTCACGGGAATCACGGGTTGCCTCGGTGGCGGTGGGGGCGGCACGTCGAGTCTCACCCTCGCGTTCACCGTCCCGGTCGAGAACCTCGGGTCGCTGTTCGACATCCCGGACATCCGCGACCAGGTGTCGAACGCGGGCGACGCCTACGAACTCAGCGTCACGCGCAACGAGAGCACGCCCGACTCGCTGAACTCGATGGCGGCCGGCGAGGTCGACCTCGCGCTGCTCACCACCGTGAGCTACGGGTCCGCGGTGCGCGAGGAGGCGGTCCCCGGAAACATCTCGATGATTTCGACGGACTTCTGGGACGCCCACTCCGAATGGTACGGCTTCACGATTTTCTCCGGGCCGGACACCGGCGTCACCGAACCGGCCGACCTCGAGGGCGCGAACGTCGCGCTGAACTCGCAGGGGACTGGGGTCCACGCGGTCGTCCGCAAGGCTATCACGAGCGCGGGGCTTGACCCCGAGAACGACGTCAACATCGTCGAGATTCCGTTCCCGTCGATTACGTCGGCCATCAACGACGGCCGTGTCGACGCCGGCATCTACCCGGCGCTGTTCGCGGGCGGCGCGCGCGCCGAAGGGTTCAACGAGGTCGTCGCGAGCCAGGACCTCTGGGACGAGGCGTACCCGTTCGCGTACACTGTCGCGTCCAACGACTCCCTCGACAACAAGTCCGAGGCCATCGAGCTGTTCGGCGAGGACCTCGCGGAGCTCGTCGAGTACAGCTACGACAACCGCTCGGAGGTCGTCTCGCTGGCCGCCGAGCACTTCGAACTCCCCGAGCCGGTCGTCGACGGCTTCTTCCTGAACAACAACGACTACTACCGACAGGACATCAACGTCAACATGGACCGCCTCCAGAGCACGATGGACGAGCTCGTCGAGATGGGCTTCCTCGAGGACACCTTCGACGTCACCGAGTACGCCACCAACGACTACGTCCCGTCGATCAACTGA
- a CDS encoding amidohydrolase family protein: protein MIDPSEHLVVDCDWHYADTFEQVAPYMPEPWKTKFQKSGWGGTGVKQNLSAFFPASTGNRFNYGKIEREFSEYPDGGDDKQDVVEGMDHLDIDVTLQISHLILAMGGISADDRRVESFVKGYIDYMLEEVLDPDEGIYGLAPMPYHDIDASIDVLDRIEDEEAFVGVVMVTAGASPPLGNRKYDPIYERCEEEGYPVVYHTGGSGLDDYVRAGYQDMIETHTLGFLESNMSQIVSVACQGVAEKFPDLEIVFMESGVTYIPGLVSRINEEYLKRSEEAPMLEKKPGDYITDFYFGTQPLEVSARPDLLELCFDMIGTDRMLYASDYPHWDFDSPSVITDLPMLSDEDRKNILGQNAVEVFDL from the coding sequence ATGATAGACCCCAGCGAGCACCTCGTCGTCGACTGCGACTGGCACTACGCGGACACCTTCGAACAGGTCGCGCCGTACATGCCAGAACCGTGGAAGACGAAGTTCCAGAAGAGCGGCTGGGGTGGCACCGGCGTCAAACAGAACCTCTCGGCGTTCTTCCCCGCCTCCACGGGGAACCGCTTCAACTACGGGAAAATCGAACGCGAGTTCTCCGAGTACCCTGACGGCGGCGACGACAAACAGGACGTCGTCGAGGGCATGGACCACCTCGACATCGACGTCACCCTCCAGATTTCGCACCTCATCCTCGCGATGGGCGGCATCAGCGCCGACGACCGCCGCGTCGAGTCGTTCGTCAAGGGGTACATCGACTACATGCTCGAAGAAGTGCTCGACCCCGACGAGGGCATCTACGGGCTCGCGCCGATGCCGTACCACGACATCGACGCCTCCATCGACGTGCTCGACCGCATCGAGGACGAGGAAGCGTTCGTGGGCGTCGTGATGGTCACCGCGGGCGCGAGCCCGCCGCTGGGCAACCGCAAGTACGACCCCATCTACGAGCGCTGCGAGGAGGAAGGCTACCCCGTCGTCTACCACACCGGCGGCTCCGGGCTGGACGACTACGTCCGCGCGGGCTACCAGGACATGATCGAGACGCACACGCTGGGCTTCCTCGAATCGAACATGTCCCAAATCGTCAGCGTGGCGTGTCAGGGCGTCGCCGAGAAGTTCCCGGACCTCGAAATCGTGTTCATGGAGTCCGGCGTGACCTACATCCCGGGGCTGGTCAGCCGCATCAACGAGGAGTACCTCAAGCGCTCCGAGGAGGCTCCGATGCTGGAGAAGAAGCCCGGCGACTACATCACGGACTTCTACTTCGGCACGCAGCCCCTGGAGGTCTCGGCGCGCCCGGACCTGCTGGAGCTGTGTTTCGACATGATCGGCACCGACAGGATGCTGTACGCGTCGGACTATCCTCACTGGGACTTCGACAGCCCGAGCGTCATCACTGACCTCCCGATGCTCAGCGACGAGGACCGGAAGAACATTCTCGGCCAGAACGCCGTGGAGGTGTTCGACCTATGA